In Streptomyces sp. NBC_00433, a single genomic region encodes these proteins:
- a CDS encoding response regulator transcription factor, with the protein MTGAQRRVLVVEDDQTITQAIAARLQAEGFAVRTAGDGPAAVEAAHSWSPDLLVLDVMLPGYDGLEVCRRVQADRPVPVLMLTARDDETDMLVGLGVGADDYMTKPFSMRELAARVHVLLRRVERAATAAHSPRGAAIHLGDLEIDHAQRRVRVGGADVHLTPTEFELLVCLAQQPRAVLSREQLLAEVWDWADASGTRTVDSHVKALRRKIGADRIRTVHGVGYALEMPAK; encoded by the coding sequence ATGACGGGCGCTCAGCGCCGGGTGCTGGTGGTCGAGGACGACCAGACGATAACTCAGGCCATCGCGGCGCGGCTGCAGGCCGAGGGCTTCGCGGTACGGACCGCCGGCGACGGCCCGGCGGCGGTGGAGGCCGCGCACTCGTGGTCGCCCGACCTGCTGGTCCTCGACGTCATGCTGCCCGGCTATGACGGCCTTGAGGTGTGCCGCAGGGTGCAGGCGGACCGGCCGGTGCCGGTGCTGATGCTGACCGCCAGGGACGACGAGACCGACATGCTGGTCGGCCTCGGGGTCGGCGCGGACGACTACATGACCAAGCCCTTCTCCATGCGGGAGCTGGCCGCCCGGGTGCATGTGCTGCTGCGCAGGGTGGAGCGGGCCGCGACGGCCGCGCACAGCCCGCGTGGTGCCGCGATCCACCTCGGCGACCTGGAGATCGACCACGCCCAGCGGCGGGTCAGGGTCGGCGGCGCGGACGTGCACCTGACGCCGACCGAGTTCGAGCTGCTGGTGTGCCTGGCGCAGCAGCCCAGGGCGGTGCTCTCCCGCGAGCAGTTGCTGGCCGAGGTGTGGGACTGGGCGGACGCGTCGGGCACCAGGACCGTGGACAGCCATGTGAAGGCGCTGCGCCGGAAGATCGGCGCCGACCGTATCCGTACGGTGCACGGCGTCGGGTACGCGCTGGAGATGCCCGCGAAGTGA